A window of the Streptomyces albireticuli genome harbors these coding sequences:
- a CDS encoding helix-turn-helix domain-containing protein has protein sequence MATSESSGSVVRRILLGSQLRRLRESRGITREAAGYSIRASESKISRMELGRVSFKARDVEDLLTLYGVTDEQEREALLGLAREANVAGWWHSYGDVLPGWFQTYVGLEGAASHINIYEVQFVHGLLQTEGYAQAVVVRGQPTAEEAEVERRVSLRMERQKLLFSERAPHFHAVLDEAALHRPYGGRDVMRGQLEHLIDISEQANVTLQVMPFAHGGHAGESGAFTMLRFPEFDLSDVVYLEQLTSALYLDKPDEVAQYGKAMERLHEDSLPPAGSRDLLRRLLQLV, from the coding sequence ATGGCCACGAGCGAGTCGAGCGGTTCTGTGGTGCGCCGCATACTCCTGGGCTCCCAGCTCAGGAGGCTGAGGGAGTCGCGGGGCATCACCCGCGAGGCGGCCGGCTACTCGATCCGGGCGTCCGAGTCCAAGATCAGCCGCATGGAGCTGGGGCGGGTGAGCTTCAAGGCCCGGGACGTCGAGGACCTGCTCACGCTCTACGGCGTCACGGACGAGCAGGAGCGCGAGGCGCTGCTGGGCCTGGCCCGTGAGGCCAATGTCGCCGGCTGGTGGCACAGCTACGGCGACGTGCTGCCCGGCTGGTTCCAGACCTATGTCGGCCTGGAGGGCGCCGCCTCGCACATCAACATCTACGAGGTGCAGTTCGTGCACGGCCTGCTCCAGACCGAGGGCTACGCCCAGGCCGTCGTGGTGCGCGGCCAGCCCACGGCCGAGGAGGCCGAGGTCGAGCGCCGGGTGTCGCTGCGCATGGAGCGCCAGAAGCTGCTGTTCTCGGAGCGCGCCCCGCATTTCCACGCGGTCCTCGACGAGGCCGCGCTGCACCGCCCGTACGGTGGCCGGGACGTGATGCGCGGGCAGCTGGAGCACCTGATCGACATTTCCGAGCAGGCCAATGTGACGCTCCAGGTGATGCCCTTCGCGCACGGCGGGCACGCGGGGGAGAGCGGCGCCTTCACGATGCTGCGCTTCCCCGAGTTCGACCTCTCCGACGTGGTGTATCTGGAGCAGCTCACCAGCGCGCTGTACCTGGACAAGCCCGACGAGGTCGCGCAGTACGGGAAGGCGATGGAGCGGCTGCACGAGGACAGCCTTCCGCCCGCCGGTTCACGGGACTTGCTGAGGCGCCTTCTTCAACTCGTCTGA
- a CDS encoding aldehyde dehydrogenase family protein, giving the protein MSYFDELAFQYIDGEWRAGTGSWDIVDFNPYDGEKLASITVAGVTEIDQAYRAAERAQREWGATSPYTRRLVFERALRVVDDREAELSAAITAECGGTAVKAAFELHLVREFLREALHLALRAEGRILPSPDDTKENRLYRLPVGVVGVISPFNFPFLLSVKSVAPALALGNAVVLKPHQNTPICGGGLVAKVFEEAGLPAGVLNVVVTDIAEIGDALIEHPVPKVISFTGSDKVGRHVATVAASHFKRVILELGGNSALIVLDDADIDYAVDAAVFSRFIHQGQVCMAANRVLVDRSVEREFTEKFVAKVRTLKVGDPGDPATHIGPLIHAGQADAINALVEQTIADGATALLRGGTDGTLVEPTVLTGLPADSPVLCQEIFGPVALIVPFDGEEEAIRIANATPYGLSGAVHTGDVERGVRVAKRIETGMIHVNDSTVHDEAIVPFGGEKHSGVGRLNGESMVDAFTTTKWISIQHGRSRFPF; this is encoded by the coding sequence ATGTCCTACTTCGACGAATTGGCTTTCCAGTACATCGACGGCGAATGGCGGGCCGGCACCGGCTCCTGGGACATCGTGGACTTCAACCCCTACGACGGGGAGAAGCTCGCCTCCATCACCGTGGCCGGGGTGACCGAGATCGACCAGGCGTACCGCGCCGCCGAGCGGGCCCAGCGGGAGTGGGGCGCCACCAGCCCGTACACCCGCCGGCTCGTCTTCGAGCGGGCGCTGCGCGTCGTCGACGACCGGGAGGCGGAGCTGTCCGCCGCGATCACGGCGGAGTGCGGCGGCACGGCCGTCAAGGCGGCCTTCGAGCTGCACCTGGTCCGGGAGTTCCTGCGCGAGGCGCTGCACCTCGCACTGCGGGCCGAGGGCCGCATCCTGCCCTCGCCCGACGACACCAAGGAGAACCGGCTCTACCGGCTGCCGGTCGGGGTCGTGGGCGTGATCAGTCCCTTCAACTTCCCCTTCCTGCTCTCCGTGAAGTCCGTCGCCCCGGCGCTCGCGCTGGGCAACGCCGTCGTCCTCAAGCCCCACCAGAACACGCCGATATGCGGCGGGGGCCTGGTCGCGAAGGTCTTCGAGGAGGCCGGGCTGCCCGCCGGGGTGCTCAACGTCGTCGTCACCGACATCGCGGAGATCGGCGACGCGCTGATCGAGCACCCGGTGCCGAAGGTGATCTCCTTCACCGGCTCCGACAAGGTCGGCCGCCATGTGGCCACCGTCGCCGCGTCCCACTTCAAGCGCGTCATCCTGGAGCTGGGTGGCAACAGCGCCCTGATCGTCCTGGACGACGCCGACATCGACTACGCCGTCGACGCGGCCGTCTTCAGCCGTTTCATCCACCAGGGCCAGGTCTGCATGGCGGCCAACCGGGTGCTGGTGGACCGGTCGGTCGAGCGGGAGTTCACGGAGAAGTTCGTCGCCAAGGTCAGGACGCTCAAGGTCGGCGACCCGGGCGACCCGGCGACCCACATCGGCCCGCTGATCCACGCCGGCCAGGCCGACGCCATCAACGCCCTGGTGGAGCAGACCATCGCCGACGGCGCCACCGCGCTGCTGAGGGGCGGCACGGACGGCACGCTCGTCGAGCCCACGGTGCTGACCGGTCTGCCGGCCGACTCGCCGGTCCTGTGTCAGGAGATCTTCGGCCCGGTCGCCCTGATCGTCCCCTTCGACGGGGAGGAGGAGGCGATCAGGATCGCCAACGCCACGCCGTACGGGCTGAGCGGGGCCGTCCACACCGGGGACGTCGAGCGCGGCGTGCGCGTCGCCAAGCGGATCGAGACCGGCATGATCCACGTCAACGACAGCACCGTGCACGACGAGGCGATCGTGCCGTTCGGCGGTGAGAAGCACTCGGGCGTGGGGCGGCTCAACGGCGAGTCCATGGTCGACGCCTTCACCACCACCAAGTGGATATCCATCCAGCACGGGCGCAGCAGATTCCCCTTCTGA
- a CDS encoding ATP-binding protein — protein MGTEGSTVLSPLWRGLPPIAPSAVSNSASCALPPRFEAVRTARRFTRSTLQQWDLPGLFDDVALVVSELVTNSMRYALPADPIGTAGEPPVRLHLMRWTSRLVCAVRDPSEESPVAGEADAGAECGRGLFLVESFSDTWGWHPLAGALRGKVVWALFRVPDARD, from the coding sequence ATGGGTACCGAAGGATCGACCGTGCTCTCACCTCTGTGGCGAGGGCTGCCACCGATCGCCCCCTCCGCCGTCTCCAACTCGGCCTCCTGTGCACTTCCTCCCCGCTTCGAGGCGGTCCGGACCGCCCGGCGGTTCACCAGGTCCACGCTTCAGCAGTGGGATCTCCCGGGGCTATTCGACGATGTCGCGCTCGTGGTCTCGGAATTGGTCACCAACTCCATGCGGTACGCCCTTCCCGCCGACCCCATAGGCACGGCCGGTGAGCCTCCGGTGCGGCTGCACCTGATGCGCTGGACGTCGCGGCTGGTGTGCGCCGTGCGGGACCCGAGCGAGGAGAGCCCCGTCGCGGGCGAGGCGGACGCCGGGGCCGAGTGCGGGCGGGGGCTGTTCCTGGTGGAGTCCTTCAGCGACACCTGGGGCTGGCACCCGCTGGCCGGGGCGCTGCGCGGCAAGGTCGTATGGGCGCTCTTCCGGGTGCCGGACGCCCGGGACTGA